The Salmo salar chromosome ssa02, Ssal_v3.1, whole genome shotgun sequence genome segment ATTGCAGCTCATTCTCCAGGGCCTGAAGTTTCAGCTGGCTCTCAATTTTCTCCTGGCCCACCTGGGCCAACCgggttctggcctggtttagagacTCGCCCAGGCTGTCCAACTGGCCCTGAAACACCATGGCCGCCTCATGCCACGCCCTGACAGCCATCTGGGAGTACTCCTCACCCAGGTCCTGGAGGCTGGGTAGCTGGGTTCCCGTTTggggtggagggggtggcagTGCAGGTCTGACATGGATTAATGTAGCCTGGAAGCCGGCAACATCTTCCTGGTGGATTTGTATCTGGAACTGGATTTGTTTCTCTAGCTGGCTCACCTTCTCTCTTAACCAGATCTgagccctcttctcctcctccatctccttcctGCTGTCTGCCAGCTTCTTCTTCACCTCCCCATGGGCGTCCGCCTCCCACTGTCTCTGCAGCCCCAGGACTTGGAGCTCCTCACCCAGGCTCCCTAGCTCCAGCTCTACCCGGTCCTTCTCCCTCCAGGCTTCCTCCACCTCCTGCCTGGCCAGGCTCAGCTTGTCCTCCAGGCCCATCCGCCCCCCCTGGCAACTGCCCCTCAGGGCCTGGAGCTCCTGGCTTAGTAGCTTGTTCTCCTCCTCCAGCAGCCTCACTCGGCCCAGGTAGGTCTCCAGGCGCTTGTTGAGGTTCAGCATCTGGAGCTTGTCGTCGGTCCGGTGGCTGTGGTAGTGTCGGAGGCTGTGGAGCTCCATGTCAGAGCGAGAGGACAGATAGTGATGCTGGTTGAGTAAAGAGGGCCTCACTCTGGAGCGAGCAGTTTATGTCAATGTGTGTGAGGTGCTGATTCGGTCTCTCTCCAAGCCTGTGTGTGAGGGTCAGAATGTGCTATGAGGCTGCTTGCCTCCTGTAGTGTGAGTGCTGGTGAGATACTTTCCTTTCATACTGGAATTAATGCAAGGGTAGGGCAGAGGGGAAgaaaggggaggagggatggagaggagggaagagagggaggtgggagtgAGCAGTGATGTCATTTAGGGGTTAACTCTAGCACTGCTGGAGTGTCTTCTGCTTCTTATTCACTGGGAGAAATTCACATTTTGATTGAATGATATCTGTTACCTCTCTACAAGTACATATTCAGTTATTTTTATGAAATCATGTATTTCTTTCACCAATTTTTTATCTGATACACACATATTGTGCGTAATTGTGAGACTACTGAATGTAATATGTAAGGCTAAATGCAATAGCATGAATACAATACTCTATGATGAATAGACTTGACGGGAAGACTAGAGGAAACATTTATATTTGTACTAAGACAACTCTGATTGTCACACATGTGATGTAGATTTAGAAATTATAGGCTAAATCAATCTAATTAGATAATTGATTGACTTAATAAAGGATAGACTGCCATCGTGATTAAAAAAGTGATGTAGCTACTATTCAGACCACTTTTGGCCTTTCTACTACCATCTGGTGACAGTATTTCAACATTGCAGCAGCCCCacgtctacagtgagggaaaaaagtatttgatcccctgctgattttgtacgtttgcccactgacaaagaaatgatcagtctatacttttaatggtaggtttatttgaacagtgagagacagaataacaacaaaaaaatccagaaaaacgcatgtcaaaaatgttataaattgatttgcattttaatgagggaaataagtatttgaccccctctcaatcagaaagatttctggctcccaggtgtcttttatacaggtaacgagctgagattaggagcacactcttaaagggagtgctcctaatctcagcttgttacctgtataaaagacacctgtccacagaagcaatcaatcaatcagattccaaactctccaccatggccaagaccaaagagctccccAAGGATgtaagggacaagattgtagacctacacaaggctggaatgggctacaagaccatcgccaagcagcttggtgagaaagtgacaacagttggtgagattattcacaaatggaagaaacacaaaagaactatcaatctccctcggcctggggctccatgcaagatctcacctcgtggagttgcaatgattatgagaacggtgaggaatcatcccagaactacacgggaggatctggtcaatgatctcaaggcagctgggaccatagtcaccaagaaaacaattggtaacacactacgccgtgaaggactgaaatcctgcagcgcctgcaaggtccccctgctcaagaaagcacaaatacatgcccgtctgaagtttgccaatgaacatctgaatgattcagaggacaactgggtgaaagtgttgtggtcagatgagaccaaaatggagcactttggcatcaactgaactcgccgtgtttggaggaggaggaatgctgcctatgaccccaagaacaccatccccaccgtcaaacatgtaggtggaaacattatgctttgggggtgtttttctgctaaggggacaggacaacttcaccgcatcaaagggacgatggacagggccatgtaccgtcaaatcttgggtgagaacctccttccctcagccagggcattgaaaatgggtcgttgatgggtattccagcatgacaatgacccaaaacacacggccagagcaacaaaggagtggctcaagaagaagcacattaaggtcctggagtggcctagccagtctccagaccttaatcccatagaaaatctgtggagggagctgaaggttcgagttgccaaacgtcagcctcgaaaccttaatgacttggagaagatctgcaaagaggagtgggacaaaatccctcctgagatgtgtgcaaacctggtggccaactacaagaaacgtctgacctttgtgattgccaacaagggttctgccaccaagtactaagtcatgttttgcagaggggtcaaatactgatttccctcattaaaatgcaaatcaatttataacatttttgacatgcgtttttctggatttttttgttgttattctgtctctcactgttcaaataaacctaccattaaaattatagactgatcatttctttgtcagtgggcaaacgtacaaaatcagcaggggatcaaatacttttttccctcactgtatatggtaACAACTCCACTTCAACCTCGTGAAGATCTATTGCAGACATATGGGAAATGAATTACAGACAAATGAGAAACGCATTACAACATTTTCTGAAGTCTTACCAAATCAGTGTATTAAATTTGTAAACCAGTCAATGGATTGGCCAACTTCTCAATCAACCACTGACAAGAGGGTATGGCAAGTCTTCAAAGGTATCCTCACACTAAAACAAGTGAGCAGAGAATGAGAGACACTCCGATTTCTATTTCTGTACTAAACTATTTCTGTTTTCCATTCAAAGTTGTAGGCCTATGGGTTTCCATACAGATTTTCATATTGAGTACTGCAGTGTCATTCAGCACCATCATGACAGTACCCCCATGGCACGTCAACATGACTTCCTCTTCTCTGTCAGATGGAACAGTGAAACTGTTCTTTGACATGAGTAATGCAAACCAGAGTCAAAGCAGAAGTACTAATACAGGTCCTAATAGGGATATAAAAAACAGGGACCACCATCTCATATAGTTCAACACTGGGTAAGGTTTGTCTGTACACACTGTTGACGACAAGTCTAAAGGATGGCAGAAGAGCTGCATTATTCTACCGTGGTTTTCAAGAATCCCATCGTTTCTTCGCCGAAAGGTGGGTCTTGGCCTTTCTTTCTCATCTCTTCATCACTGTCACTGTCTTTTAGTTCATTTCTATCAGTTTACAAAAATGTCCCTTCTAGACTGAAGACTATAACAACCACAATTTTTTGTGAATATTCAAATTGAAGGGTGCTTAAAGAAAGTGAGCCAGATATGGCAGCTATTTATGCTGAATCATGTTTGCAAATCTACTCTGACATTATGTGTTAATCAAATATCTTTGATTAAATCAAGTAAAAATGACATTCTTAACCCATTTAATTCCATTGGTCACAATAGCCGGAAAAAAAatgtttgtgtgtagattgatgaggaaaaaaactatttaatccattttagattaaggctgtaaagtaacaaaacgtggttaaagtcaaggggtctgaaaactttcagaatgcactgtataaactGAATTAGTGTAATAACTGAACAAATATTTAATGTCAACAGGTTTGTTTACTGTCTCTTGCACAATGATATTTCTTCGTATTGGTATTTGGGCTGAGATCCATGTAGATCTGGAATGGAATGGAAGAATGATGCCAGTGGGGATGGCTGATGTTTTCCGGGTacttaaccaattgtgctattttgtgtgttttttcgcatcgtttgtaatttattttgtacctaatgttgatgctaccgtctcttatgaccgaaagagcttctggatatcagaacaaagattactcacctcgaactggatgaagattttttctttaatgagtctgatgcaaaggatataatgttgctcccggacaaggcccaaatcccagtCATTCGCATGAAGGAAATAAGGAAATACAGGAGGTGcggatcagggtgccttgtgagaattcgtctGCGAGTGGGTAACCggcctctaccatccgttctattggtcaACGTTCAATCACTCGAGAATAAACTGGAAGCGCCcagttcaagactatcctaccaacaggacattaaaaacagtaatatctcatgtttcaccgggtcgtggctgaacgacgacacagataatatacagttggctgggttttctgtgcattggcaggacagaacagctatgtCTGGGaagatgaggggtgggggtgagggtgtgtgtctatttgtcaataacagctagtgCGCGATTG includes the following:
- the LOC106580696 gene encoding nestin isoform X2, whose translation is MELHSLRHYHSHRTDDKLQMLNLNKRLETYLGRVRLLEEENKLLSQELQALRGSCQGGRMGLEDKLSLARQEVEEAWREKDRVELELGSLGEELQVLGLQRQWEADAHGEVKKKLADSRKEMEEEKRAQIWLREKVSQLEKQIQFQIQIHQEDVAGFQATLIHVRPALPPPPPQTGTQLPSLQDLGEEYSQMAVRAWHEAAMVFQGQLDSLGESLNQARTRLAQVGQEKIESQLKLQALENELQSVQDRRQHLERSVAKQRDRQRQEIQNLQAHLEVLEMEKGALGNQIDSLMTESRGLVQLKMSLGMEVATYRWSAQLSRG